The DNA region TGATCACATTGGCCTGGTTTGTTGTTGATTGTAATTCCACGTGCTGCCTTCAGAGGCAATATCGAGTCActttaggttaggttaggaagACTTTTGAATTAGTTGCATAAAGATGCAGCGCGCCCACGTAAAACAGCACTTAAAGAGAATGAGCCCCACTTTCCTCTAAAGGCACAAAAAGGTAGCATGAAAATACCATTTGTAATATCTGTTATAATCTCTCACTCATTCATATGAGGAGGCTGATGTTTCCTGATTTTGATTGCTGGAATTGAGCTAAATATGCTGGAATGTAAACTGTGAAACGGCAGAGACGAATTGAGTTTGAGAAGCATTGCATCACGGAACCTGCAACCGCATCTTCTTGTTGCTCAGGAACCTTCGAGCCGACTGTTTAGGATCCAAACGCTGCGTCTGTTCTGATGAAGCCAATCACATGGTGGCTTTACGGCGGTCTGTCGTGGGCTCAGGGTAAATCGACAGGCTGGTCTTCAGCTCTCTGCATTACCGTGCTTGTCAGCCCTGTTGGAGGTGAGGGAGGGCTCGGTGGCGTAGGTGACGGAGGAGGGGCTGGGTGGCCAATCAGCATCATCCAGCATCTTAAGTGCAAGGCTCCGGTAGCGCGCCCTCGGGGGCTTGCCCCTTCGGCAGAAAATGAAGGAGAGTAGTGAAGATGCCCAGCGGTTATTGGCTTCCTGGGAAGGGATGACACAAAACTGTTTAAGGTACTTAAGTAGCAGTCGAACGGTGAGGATGGAGCCTTTAGATTTGGATcaactaatgatcttctcatcaAGAAGACTCAATCATAGAAAAGCTTCAAGTAAAACCTTGAGGAGAGTCCTGATCAATCAGGAGCATAAAAAGAAGTCATAACAACAAAGCTCAATCAATTTGCTGTAGCAGAagctttaaagacaaaaaagagacaGTTTCCAAACCTGCGGTGGATCAGAAGGTCGGGGCTCGGGGGGGTGCTTTACCCCTTTATTGCCCCTGAAAACTAGCCGCCACAAGCAGATGTCAACGATCACAATCTATGAGAGATTTCCGCTTTTTAGTGGAAAATTAagaatcagccaatcacaaatGTTGTTTCAACTACAAAGTTGTGCATCATGGATTTGATTGATTAGTAGGGGATCAAAGATTTCTGATAAAGAGACGAGTCGTGTGCTGGAGAGGATGGCTGGAAATCATACCTCCAATAGGAAAGAGACGGCCGCGTTCGCCGCGATAATGATGGCCAGTGTCACGCGCCAGTCGTGAGGAACACACACGAtctgagaggaggcagagccGCAGGAATGAACGCAACACCGCACAAACTCAACAGTGCTTCCAAGTTTACCTCCAGGAAGTTGTCGATGGCGGGGACAGGATGCAGCATGATGGCGAAAAGAAACGCATACAGAGCGACGCAGGACAGCAGGAACGGCCCTTCGGGAAAACACGACGAAacagagatgggaggagaggaggggaaaaaagtcacTCAAGGATCAAAGACTACAGACGGACGGAGGGAGAATCGAGGGAGGGCCTCACAGTTCTTGTAGCTGGGCTGTCTAAAGGGCTTTCCTTTGGAGAAAATGACGGCAACAGCCAGATACTGGAAGGATGAGACGTAGAAGAGACTGGTGTTCTCGTAGTTCTTGATGTTTTTGGGGCTCGTTGTGTTATCGACGTGGGAGAAATTGGAGCTGAACGCATTACAGGCACTGCAGGGCAAAGAGAGCCAAGTCAATCTATGCTACAAGCCATGGAGCCGGTGCCACATGTGCAAACGTTCCCATTGACTCAGCGTTCAGTGGTGTCACTCACTCAGACTGAGGGGTCCATATCTCATACCAGCTCTGCTGTTGCACCAAGAGGAAGGCTAGGACCTGGAAGCCCAGGCAGGCGATGATCTGGGTTAGAACCGAGCAGAGCAGAGGGCCAGAGATAAGGCTGGACGGAGGCCGGCGCCACACCAGCTCCTCCCACGCCGGGTTCAGGCTCACTGAAGACGGGAAGAAACCACGGCAGCACTTAAAATCGGACCTCTTTATCTAATCGATGTTGAATATTTCTCTCGGCATTACTCGTGAAGGCAATGATGAGAATGATGGCCATGTCAATGAAGAGGAACTGGAAGTCTCCGAGGTTGCTGAGAATCTGTTATTGGAAAAGAGATAAAAAcggtttaacatttaaaaaaacaaacaaacacaaataaacccCAAAACGGCAacttttatcctttgtgaggcactttgtgctacctagtgtatgaaaagtgccatataaataaagattgaattgaattgaattgaacttTTCCCCATCGGGCAGGATAACTGAAAGCCAGCTGTAGTGTTTGTGTTAAGTGTGTGTTGCCGCGCGTGCTCACCCAGTAGAGCAGCGTGACGCTGATGTACTGGATGATGCTGTACAGAGCCATGAACTTGAACACACAGAAGGATGTAATGAGAGCAGCCCGGCCTTCCCTGTGAAATCAAAAAGGTCACACTCAATCTTCTAAGTCCAGATGAGCCTCACGGGTGAGCACTGGAGGTCGTGCCAATAAGTGAGATGAGTGTCACGATTAGGAGTCCATATTCTTAGGGGGAAGAGGCGTATTGATGATTAAAATGTCCCTAAACTCGGATAAAGAGGCTGAGAAGCTCCTGGTGGTGTGGGGTCTCTAACCAGGGCGCAATCTGTGGTGTGACCTTTCCCACCAAATAAAACTGAGTCAGACCTCCCTCCAACTGATTCGACTGCCTCGCTACCTGATGAGCGTGGGGACACAGGAGATGTTTGGCGTGGTGGAGGTGAAGGGTGACGCCACGgaggcctccagctctgacagagaGATCCCGCTGTGCGCGCGCTTCAAAGCCTGAGACGGACGACAACACAAGAGTGGGGAAAAAGCACTCGACAGGATTCAGCAAGGAGAAATGAACAGTCAGTTAGCTTCCAGATCTTTTTCATTTCACCCAGGGGAATGGGGGGGATCTGCGCGCACTAACTGAAGGTGACCTGCACTTACTCCGCAATCGTTGGCGCCGTCGCCACACATTCCTACGATGTAGCTGCAGAGTCAGATGGACAGAGTCAGATCTGAATTTCACATGAGAGAACCTTAAGGAACAGAggggaaaacaaataaatcactcACTCGATGCCCTGCATTACTTCCACCAGCTGGGTCTTCTGGTCCGGGGTCATCCGAGCAAACACGGCTGCTCTCAGCAGAAGCTGAGGCGCCCCCGTGTGGAGAGAAAGAGTTACAGCATCAGTGAGGACGTTCACTCATGTTGGCTTCATACAAGTAAAGATAGAAAAGGATTTTTCCAGTGTATTGACTGGGGATTAGGACCGAATCTTAAAGTGTGCCTATGCGTTGGCGGTGGAGTCTGCAccttctgcaggagctgaggGAAGTGTTCGGTGATCACGGCAAAGGCTTTGCCACTCACAGCGAAGTGAAAACTCGGCTCCTGCTTGTCAAACAGGCCTTCATCGACGTGTACAGCAACCATCTGTAAGGTAAAGGTCAGTCAGACGTTGCCTCTTGACCTTTAGGACTATTTGAAAAGCTGTTATCCACACGCCTCAAGTCGGATAAGATTTTTAAGTTCTACCTCCTCTATGTGAGATGCAGTTACATTTCTAGAACGTCTACATCGTAACACACGcgcattttttttctgttgcaaaAAACTGATGGTAGCTTAATGATGCGTACATTGTAGTTTTACGAGACTATATTTAACCTGAAGCACAAAGACAGCAAACATGTCTGAACATGCAGGGCAGCTCAGTCTGCACCTGAGGGTTCGAGTTAGatgttcctcacctgtgctcacagTCAGCCTGTGACTACATGCACTTTGTATCTATCTCATCTATCTCTGTCTCACCTGATCGATGACGTCTCGGGGGTTTTCAGTGTAACGCCACGTGATGCTGGCGGGCTGGAAATCCCTGGGAGGAACCGCGTCCACAATGATGACCCTCTCGTGCGTTTGGACCATCCCGCAGTCCCGAGCCACTGAGATGGCCGTCAGCATGTTGTCACCTaagaaaggatttttttttaaaaatcagaagGGGAGCAAGATTAGCACAGACAGCATGAATACACCGGTCACTGGTGCAGGGTTCTAACCCCAAAAGATCTGCAGCACGAAACTTCACCaccacaagaaaaaaagaaaagacttttTTACCCGTCACCATCAAAGTGCGGATGTTAGCTTGCCGCAGCTGGTATAAAACACCAGCAGTCTCCTCCTTTATTTTGTTCTGCATGATGATCAAACCAAGGAACTCCATGTTGGTTTCTATCACATCCCTGGAAGCACAGAGGCAGAAAACGAGCCGTGGGTCAGAGACACATCTGTGAGATTGTTACTGATAAGCCCCTGCAAAGTGGATCACAGACGGTGAGGATTTAGACGACGGGCACGGCAGCAAAACAGGGAAACCTTTTGAACACGACGACTGCGGCGTTTCAGAGTATTTATTGTAGCTCATTAGACCAGCAGGGCCTGGGCTGCAGACAGCTCATCTGAGTCTGCCTGGTGGGGAGATTTCTCCCTCTGGTTTGTTGTCGAGACTCCAGCAAACAGCTGAACAGCTGTTTACAGGCTACTTCTTTAAAGCTTTAACTGTCACGGGAGCAATATGATCAACCATCTGGAATTTATCTCCTTTATAAATGAGTGGGAATTCTGGTGGACTGTTGCTTTAAATTCTGTGCTTAGCTGCATGTGCGCATTGTTGAACGGTTACCTGCTGAGGGTCTGGATTCTGTGCCAAGAGAGTTTAGACTCCAGCTGTCGATGGGCCAGAGCAATAACCCTGAAGCCCTGTCTGGTGTAGCTCTCCAGGGTTTCAGGGAAACTCTGCGGCACTGAAGAGAAGGTCATGTGCGTATTTGTTAAAGACAGCCAATAATGACAGCAAATGCTCGAGGAGACGGGCTGAGAGTCACACCTGTGTGCTGTTTACAGAGGCTGGCGATGACCTCTGGCGCTCCCTTCAAATAAGCATCCATGTGTTTTTCCCCCAACTTCCTGACCACCACGCTCATCCTCTGCAGGGCTGAGGAGAAAGGGAATTGACGCACGATCCCGATTTCCCcggtctgaaaataaaaaggaaacgcTTTAATAATGGAACCGATTATCTTGTCATGGTTTCTTTGAGATTACTGAGCAACCACAGCTTGCTATGTTATGAGTTGCAGGTCTCAGCTAGGAGGACCTCTTCCCTTCATCTCAGCTAACACTGACTAGCATTAGCTACTAACTAGCCACTAACTGTAACTTTAAATTAGAGCACAGATTAGCAAAGTGTCGCAAAAATCtggataaatgaataaaaaagggcAACTTACAATAAGTTCTGACAGTTCctgtggaggaaaagagggcTTCTTATAAAAATAAGCATATAATAAGCATTTCCAATCAAAAACCtcagaaatgtgatttatgaGCAAATGGCACAGAGCGATGGTACCATGTTCTGATCCAGTGAATTTTTCTGATTGGCTTCAGGGCTGGAGTTTTTTGGAGGTCGTACAACTGTGGGCATGATGGGGTTATGAAGGGaggtctcctcctctgtgggctCCTCTAGgacctaaaaacaaaacagtaaagATGCTTACTGATCTAAAGAAGTGCCTCTGCTTAATCTACAGGTAAAGCTCACCCAGCCTGTGGCGTTGAACATCTTGAGGTCTAAGGGGTCTCCAGACAGCTCACCCTCTATTTTGGTCAGCGAGTGACAGCTGGCCATGCAGGCCACAAATGTAGAGTTAACCAAGTTTTCCCCGGTAACATCAAACTCTGGAGGCGAGAAACTGCAATAACAAAAGGAGGGGCCAACAAAGGCGATGACGGTCGATTGGTTTATGAATCTGAGGACAGACCGACTGTCAAGACTTCTTATCatctgcagggggaaaaaaatagaaacatgtctttatttatttctttattaccTCCCAGACGCAGCTCTGTGGACACCCCATAGGTCCAGGCCGTCCTCAGTCAGGGTCCCAGTCTGACGGAGCAGATAAACAGTGCACGTGAAGAACGTACACACCCAGGTTTTCTTCACTTTGTGGAACACTGACTGGAGCCAAAGCTGCTCTACCTTGTCGAAACAGACCAGGTTCAGCTGACCGCACATGTTGATCCTCTGAGGACTGATGCAAAAGATGCCGACGCGCTTCAGACGCCGCTGCGCGTACACGATGCCGACCGTCATGGCCGCCGGTAAGGCCGGGGGcacggtgatggtgatgatgtccAGAGATTCAATAATGATGGTTTGAGCAGGCACctggagaacatggaggaggaACCACAACATGACCACAGCGGGCCGGATTCGGaccttttccctctttccttctctcctacCTTGCTCATGATGCTGAGGACAATAGTGTAGATGAAGCCGATGGCTGCCACCCCCACCAGACACAACAGGAACAAATAAGCATCGCGGTAGAGCTTGAAATCTGTGGGTTtggggtggaggatggagcgCACCAGCTGGCCTTTCTCCGTGCTGAAGCCTGCGGGAGCACACGAGCGCTTCCGTTGAGACCAGAACTCATCAAATTAGCACGCTGCTCCGCTTTTCTCCCGCTCACCTGTTCTGACCACGACGGCTTTCACCAGTTCGCCAGAGTAGAAGCGGGTCTGGATCACCAGAGTGCCGCAGAACAGGGTGTGTCGCTTGTGCTCCTCTTTGTCGTAGCTCTGCGCCCCCTCCTCGCCCGCACTGGGCAAACTGGTCTTGGTCACTGGCACGCTCTCTCCTGGAGATGGAAGCAGGACGCTTTCTGATGGCTATTACTAAAAGCTGCATAACGCGCGTTTTGGACGCTAAACCACAGGAGCAAAAGCCGTTAGCAGGCTCAGAACTATTCCTTTCTGCAGGGGGAGGTGTATGGGAACACAACCTGTCAGCATGCTCTCATTCACGATACAGGTCCCCTGGACGAGCACGGCGTCGCAGGGCATCACCATGCCGTTGGCCGGGATGGCGATGACGTCGCCGGGCACGAGCTCTGTGGACATGGCCTGTTCCATTTCTGCGGAAACGAACGGCCAGCGCAGGAAACGCAGAGATCAGGTCTCTGCACTGATGCTGCCTGGGACTCTGTGAAGCCTACCTTGGTTTCCTCTGCACACCGAGACCCGGAGCACGCTGTGGGCCGCCACCATGTCGCGCAGCATCACATATTGCTGGAGCGAGAGCAACGGCGTTCACGTCGACAGAAATGCTACGAGAGGCAACGGGAACCCGGCGAACCCACCTTTTTGATCGTGTACAGCGAGGTAGCGATCGAGATGACGGACATGAAAACTATTGCTGAGGCGTAGTAGTAATAGTCCTCAGCACTCCACAGAATAACACTGAAGAACTGGAAGATGTAGAAAGGATTTAATACCTgatggagggaaaaggagaCACGCCGGGCTTTAGAAAGACAGCAGTAATCACCGTGAACCTAAGGTGTTGTGCAAAAACTCACTTCTTTTATCAGAAGTTTGAAAAGAGACGGCACTCTGACGGCGATCTCGTTCTCCCCGAAAAACAAAGCCCTGAGTAGTTTGAAAGGGTTTACAACTTTAATATGAGCACGCGGCAGGAAGACGATAAACCACAGGGGTACCTGTAGGCCTGCAGTGTTCTGGCCAGTCCGGAGCTGTGGTCGGAGTGGATGCTGGCACAGCTCACCTTCACATCCTCCAAACCTCTGAGAGATGCACAAGCACTCAGTTCCACTGCAGCCACTTAAAGCAGGACAAGCAGATATGAACAAATCCACCAATTAAAGCCATCAGGAATCTTACTTGTAGAATTCAAAGTTCTGTATCTCATCGTTCCAGTAGTATTTAGTGCTGTGGTGGTTGAAGTAGAGgatctggggtgggggggggttaagaaaTGGATTAGGCATGTATCATTTTTAATTGCTGCTATAACCAGTTTAAGGCTGCGGTACCTGGACAGGCTGCCTCTCTCCAGATTTCCTGCCGTGCTCCTGGATGCTGCCGTCTCTGTTTGGCAGCTGAGCCACGAGCTGCGGATCCACGTTCTCGAAAGGCGTCTTCCCCGGGGCCGAGATCACGCGCAGCCTGGCCCGGAACCACTGTCGAAACTCATCCTGCGTGAAGTTTCCTGAGAGTAATTACACTGGCGCCGGCTTCAGCCTTTCTGTCGCCACTGTGTCCCTACCGTGGTTCTGAGCAGGAGTGTGTGCGCTTCCCTCAGCGAGGTGGGCGTGCAGGTGCCCTTCACGCCCCACTCGGGCAgccagtagagcagcagcagcaggagaccccCGGAGCAGACGGCACCTACACCCACCAGGACGATCTTCCACAGACAGAGCTGGTAGccccacacctcctgcacaggGAGACACGCGCGTTCATACGCCCGGCGGCTGCAGGTTTCCATGATTGTGTCGAACATCAAGGATCtggagtcacacacaccatctcgTCCTCCAGGCCCTGGTTAATAATCTTCCCCTGCCTCATCTTCATTTTGCCAGAGGTGCAACAACTGTGGCGAGAAGGAGAAATCCACCTTTATTTGGACGCCGGTGCCGGCAGGTCGTAAAAGTGAAAATTCCAGCCTCAGTCTGGGTGGCGATTATTAAAGGATTGGGTTTTATGACCTCTGGAGCAGCAATGTACTAAACAAGATAAAAGGTAAACGAGTGAGCCATtcatgagacacacacatggaaaagGATCTACTTCAATGCTGAAGATGTAATTTATCCTAAAAGAAAGATGATTGTTTTATGATTTAGCTAAGGTTAGAGCACAATTCTAATGTGCATTGTGCACAGAGCATAAACACGGCACTTGTTTTGCATTATCAATTTactaggttgttttttttacaatgttAAAGATAATTGGTGTTGTAACAGTGGAgcgcagaagcagcagcaggggacCTTTGCACCTTGTTTGTCACACCTACAGCAACGTCGGATTCACAATTAAATCGGCACCGTTGTTGATTTGAATACTTTTATTACGTTCTAAGTTCTGAGCACCGTCATCGCCACGATCTATGAAGGCTGAAAGGCACCGTCGTGTTGTGGCAGCGCCTGTGGAACAAGTAGAATTTAAATTCCCCGAAGCCGCTTTGCTTTCAAGAAAGCCAGGATTTTGTCGTAACAGCTTTAAAGGAAAATATGTAAAAGTTCTGGTGCAAGACCAAAACTCAGAGCAGTCCATGAGTAATGGACAAGAACCCCAACACTCTTCCAAAACTTTCCAGGGTcaaccaaaagaaaaacaaacgtaTTAACAGCGACAAATGTTGCAGATGTGTAGAACCCGTTTCCTTTTGCAATCAACCGTGGTTATCTAAAGTTAGTTTAATCGACCTGTTTGCAGTTTTGGGACCATTTGAAGTTGGAAAACAAGAGAAGAGACAACCGTGCTTGCAAGACGAGCTCGATCTACAGCCTTTCCAAGCTATTGCGACACATTCCAAACGTATGTATAGACATTCCTGGCTCGGCTCTTTTCACGGGACGGTAAAGAACTCTCAGGTTCGGCTGTGATCAACGTAAACTGTGCGCAGGTTTAAGGGCGCATTCAGGCGTATGGACTCACCGAGCGTCCTCTCCCCTCAGCGCATCAGACATGGCACATCCTGGTGCATAAACCCCGGCTCTGAAACTTTGTCGGGACTTTTTCTGCCCCTCTGGTCCCAGCGACGATCTCCAGCGTGCGTCTGCAGCTCTGACGCGCCAACACAACAGAGATCCACGCTGCGCGCTGCCGGGACCGTCCCAAACCGGTCCATTCCGAAGGAAGTGGGGAAACAGGATGTGAGGTCATTGTAGGACATCACGTTTGGGCTCGATAGGCGAAAGTTAAAGCAAAATCCGCCAACTTCGGCTGCGCGTCTAAGGGGGGTTTTATCCGCAGGCGTGAGGGGCGTCGTGACTCTTTTCTAGTCGGTCCTTCCATTCAAACGCCTGGTTCTGTCTCGTTTCAGGTCAGTGCAGAACATTTGGCATCTTGGCTGAGACTTTAGAAAGTCCTGAGATGAACTTTTGGGGAAGTTCGTGCGGAGGAGATAGAAAAACCCGCTTGTTTTAATGGGAAATGTCGTAAATCTGGTGGAAATCTCGATGCCAGCTCAAATTACAGGTGTGAAAAGATTTGGTTTGTTTAAACATCTTACAGTTGCAGACTTGTGAACTTGCATTTATCTGGAACTTTTTCTTCCACAGACCCCCAGTGTCAgcttataaaaaaaattaataagcTGCAAACCTGGGTGTTGCTCCAGGCCACAACAGGGGACAGGTGAGAAAagctgcacctcctccagaTGAGCAGCTGGACTTTGACCCCTCCCTTTTCAACTGCGTCTGGATCGGGTTCTGAAGGCCCTCGTGGCATTTTCATGCGGAAATGTGCTCCCTTGCTCATGAGAGGAACACTGCAAAACTTATCCTGCAGGTTTTTGTTGTTGAGCTTCACTCCCAGATGGTTCAGGCTCAGTATGTTGGACCATCGCTACACAGCTTTAGTAACTTCAGACACTTTATTTGTTCATGAATCATTATGTTTCCTTCAGGAACAACAGCGTGCTCCATCTCCTAAACCTGGGACGACACGTGACGCTTCACGTCTATACTAGTTTATACTCCTTTATTTGTTGTTTGCAGTTCAATGTACAAAGTTTGCATAAAAGTATAGATGTCACACACTGAGACCAGGATAAAAGTCCAGTTCCCTGCTGCAGAGCGATGGACTGtaacagggggggaaaaaaaaagagtaaatgtgtgtttttatatgcACGTGCCAAATATAAACGTCCAGTCTACCTCCGACTGCTCGCCTGGAAACCAGTGCCCCTCTCTGGTGCAGGCTGGGGGCACCGTTGGCCCCGCGGCTACAACGCAGCATCTGCTCCCTCTGAGCGACTAGTGTCGCATGCTGGTGGCGTCACATCCACCGTCAGATCTAATCGAGATAAATGCCTTAATATTGACACCAAAACACTAAAACTATACAAGTGTAAAGACGGGAGGAAAAATGTCCTCAACTACATGTACTGTGAGACCGGTAAACCCAAACACCACCTGTTGTGTTctgatctgcagcagctgagcggTTCCTCTCTACCTTGGCCCTTGCATATGCCACAGACACATTGCACCCGTCTATCTGACAGTCCTCCATGGCTTTTTTGGCCTCTTTGCACACTTCGTCACTCTCAAAGTCCACAAAGCCAAACCTGaccagagaaaagaaaagttgtACTTCAAACCCAGGAGAAACTCAACATCGTGGGAGGGAAACAAGCATCACTTTAGACCACCCACCTTTTGGAAGCGCTTGTCTTTTTATTAACAATAACTCGTGCGCTGACCGCCCCGTCGAAAGCATTTTTTAGAGTCTCCGCTGTTGTCTTTTCATCCAGACCCGTTACTATCAGCGTTTTTGTCAGTTctagagggaggaaaaagaaaaaacagccaTCGTTGTTTTTAAATCACCACAGCTCAAAAGGTTCATCGCAGCGAACTCGGGTGTGCTGGTACTGGTCCAGGGTGGCAGTCGTGGTTGGGCAGTCACACCAAGGGTCgggggggggtgtttacatTTGATCATTGAGGGTTAGGGATCATATAACTTAAGGTTATAGGTTGCTCCTTGTGTCTTGGGAGTACAAAAGGGCTCCTATTTGACAGGAAAGTGATCCAGGGGTTTCTTCCTGATCATCAGTCTAAGTCTTGAGCATATTTTGGGTGGGTCCGCTACAGCAGGTGAGCGCTACAACGCACCTTCTCCTAAATCTGCCTTCTGTGTCCGGCAGAATTCAGCTCGGATCTCCCTCTTTCTGAGCTTCTTGTTTTGGGCCGACTCTAAGGCCTTTTGTGCATCGGCCACAGTTGCAAACTCGATGAAGGcgaacctgcagcaggaacagatgtttaattaaaagaagCCTTAAAGGTGTCACCACGGCGAGGTGGCCAGGAGGCCGCTCTTACCCTGTTTTTTTGCCGTTCACCTCCGGAAGGGCAATGCTAACAGCTTTCTTAAAGACTGTTTTGAGGGTTGCTTCTTTCACTCTGTAAGGTAAATT from Takifugu flavidus isolate HTHZ2018 chromosome 15, ASM371156v2, whole genome shotgun sequence includes:
- the LOC130538530 gene encoding polyamine-transporting ATPase 13A3-like isoform X1 gives rise to the protein MSDALRGEDARCCTSGKMKMRQGKIINQGLEDEMEVWGYQLCLWKIVLVGVGAVCSGGLLLLLLYWLPEWGVKGTCTPTSLREAHTLLLRTTDEFRQWFRARLRVISAPGKTPFENVDPQLVAQLPNRDGSIQEHGRKSGERQPVQILYFNHHSTKYYWNDEIQNFEFYKGLEDVKVSCASIHSDHSSGLARTLQAYRALFFGENEIAVRVPSLFKLLIKEVLNPFYIFQFFSVILWSAEDYYYYASAIVFMSVISIATSLYTIKKQYVMLRDMVAAHSVLRVSVCRGNQEMEQAMSTELVPGDVIAIPANGMVMPCDAVLVQGTCIVNESMLTGESVPVTKTSLPSAGEEGAQSYDKEEHKRHTLFCGTLVIQTRFYSGELVKAVVVRTGFSTEKGQLVRSILHPKPTDFKLYRDAYLFLLCLVGVAAIGFIYTIVLSIMSKVPAQTIIIESLDIITITVPPALPAAMTVGIVYAQRRLKRVGIFCISPQRINMCGQLNLVCFDKTGTLTEDGLDLWGVHRAASGSFSPPEFDVTGENLVNSTFVACMASCHSLTKIEGELSGDPLDLKMFNATGWVLEEPTEEETSLHNPIMPTVVRPPKNSSPEANQKNSLDQNMELSELITGEIGIVRQFPFSSALQRMSVVVRKLGEKHMDAYLKGAPEVIASLCKQHTVPQSFPETLESYTRQGFRVIALAHRQLESKLSWHRIQTLSRDVIETNMEFLGLIIMQNKIKEETAGVLYQLRQANIRTLMVTGDNMLTAISVARDCGMVQTHERVIIVDAVPPRDFQPASITWRYTENPRDVIDQMVAVHVDEGLFDKQEPSFHFAVSGKAFAVITEHFPQLLQKLLLRAAVFARMTPDQKTQLVEVMQGIDYIVGMCGDGANDCGALKRAHSGISLSELEASVASPFTSTTPNISCVPTLIREGRAALITSFCVFKFMALYSIIQYISVTLLYWILSNLGDFQFLFIDMAIILIIAFTMSLNPAWEELVWRRPPSSLISGPLLCSVLTQIIACLGFQVLAFLLVQQQSWYEIWTPQSDACNAFSSNFSHVDNTTSPKNIKNYENTSLFYVSSFQYLAVAVIFSKGKPFRQPSYKNWPFLLSCVALYAFLFAIMLHPVPAIDNFLEIVCVPHDWRVTLAIIIAANAAVSFLLEIVIVDICLWRLVFRGNKGVKHPPEPRPSDPPQEANNRWASSLLSFIFCRRGKPPRARYRSLALKMLDDADWPPSPSSVTYATEPSLTSNRADKHGNAES
- the LOC130538530 gene encoding polyamine-transporting ATPase 13A3-like isoform X2, with product MSDALRGEDARCCTSGKMKMRQGKIINQGLEDEMEVWGYQLCLWKIVLVGVGAVCSGGLLLLLLYWLPEWGVKGTCTPTSLREAHTLLLRTTDEFRQWFRARLRVISAPGKTPFENVDPQLVAQLPNRDGSIQEHGRKSGERQPVQILYFNHHSTKYYWNDEIQNFEFYKGLEDVKVSCASIHSDHSSGLARTLQAYRALFFGENEIAVRVPSLFKLLIKEVLNPFYIFQFFSVILWSAEDYYYYASAIVFMSVISIATSLYTIKKQYVMLRDMVAAHSVLRVSVCRGNQEMEQAMSTELVPGDVIAIPANGMVMPCDAVLVQGTCIVNESMLTGESVPVTKTSLPSAGEEGAQSYDKEEHKRHTLFCGTLVIQTRFYSGELVKAVVVRTGFSTEKGQLVRSILHPKPTDFKLYRDAYLFLLCLVGVAAIGFIYTIVLSIMSKVPAQTIIIESLDIITITVPPALPAAMTVGIVYAQRRLKRVGIFCISPQRINMCGQLNLVCFDKTGTLTEDGLDLWGVHRAASGSFSPPEFDVTGENLVNSTFVACMASCHSLTKIEGELSGDPLDLKMFNATGWVLEEPTEEETSLHNPIMPTVVRPPKNSSPEANQKNSLDQNMELSELITGEIGIVRQFPFSSALQRMSVVVRKLGEKHMDAYLKGAPEVIASLCKQHTVPQSFPETLESYTRQGFRVIALAHRQLESKLSWHRIQTLSRDVIETNMEFLGLIIMQNKIKEETAGVLYQLRQANIRTLMVTGDNMLTAISVARDCGMVQTHERVIIVDAVPPRDFQPASITWRYTENPRDVIDQMVAVHVDEGLFDKQEPSFHFAVSGKAFAVITEHFPQLLQKLLLRAAVFARMTPDQKTQLVEVMQGIDYIVGMCGDGANDCGALKRAHSGISLSELEASVASPFTSTTPNISCVPTLIREGRAALITSFCVFKFMALYSIIQYISVTLLYWILSNLGDFQFLFIDMAIILIIAFTMSLNPAWEELVWRRPPSSLISGPLLCSVLTQIIACLGFQVLAFLLVQQQSWYEIWTPQSDACNAFSSNFSHVDNTTSPKNIKNYENTSLFYVSSFQYLAVAVIFSKGKPFRQPSYKNWPFLLSCVALYAFLFAIMLHPVPAIDNFLEIVCVPHDWRVTLAIIIAANAAVSFLLEEANNRWASSLLSFIFCRRGKPPRARYRSLALKMLDDADWPPSPSSVTYATEPSLTSNRADKHGNAES